From the genome of Nitrospirota bacterium, one region includes:
- a CDS encoding 4Fe-4S binding protein, with product MEPAARLDNNHKLSLREFPYIIRWRDDRCKRCGRCTAVCPVKAIEPAVKVLRTVRSEGPVPTPVAVRQVVQVVEQVKDMERYCTGCGSCTLVCPNEAIEPELNPQHKMLHYKNKGGDGYKRGGRRNDPTVSTLDRLKFTRISMLTDPALDAGRHEFRIRTLLGRVMSPEQMPLSVVGDRLQMDKKSDIFIPPVREIYPIMIGSMSIGALSPPMWEGLAMGVAYLNEVEGMPVVMCSGEGGMPPRLLRSRYLKYFIIQIASGYFGWDEIVRAIPHMVEDPAAIEIKYGQGAKPGDGGLLMAAKVLKLISKIRGVPQFVDLASPPTHQTKYSIEEAVAKMIQSMSMAWGFRVPVYPKISGSKTAKAVLNNLARNPYAAGLCIDGEDGGTGAAYNVSMDKMGHPIASNIRECYLDLVKQGKQNELPLIAAGGVGKKGNLAANAAALMMLGASGVAIGKYIMQAAADCFGDEYNRCNLCNTGKCPRGITTQDPKLYRRLDPDKVAERVVEVFKAADTELKKIFAPMGRSTELPIGMSDGLSVDDKAIAERLGISYAC from the coding sequence ATGGAACCAGCTGCACGGTTAGACAATAATCATAAACTCTCGCTCAGGGAGTTCCCCTATATCATCCGCTGGAGGGATGACCGCTGCAAGCGCTGCGGCAGATGTACGGCAGTATGCCCGGTAAAGGCGATCGAGCCGGCGGTAAAGGTCCTGCGGACGGTCAGGTCTGAAGGTCCTGTGCCGACGCCTGTTGCGGTAAGGCAGGTCGTACAAGTGGTCGAGCAGGTGAAGGACATGGAACGCTACTGCACAGGCTGCGGCTCCTGCACTCTTGTATGCCCGAATGAGGCGATCGAGCCTGAGCTTAATCCTCAGCATAAGATGCTTCACTATAAGAATAAGGGCGGCGATGGATATAAGAGAGGCGGAAGAAGAAACGATCCGACCGTATCAACGCTGGACAGGCTGAAGTTCACCAGAATATCGATGCTCACTGACCCGGCGCTGGACGCGGGAAGACATGAGTTCCGGATCAGGACACTGCTAGGCCGGGTCATGTCACCCGAGCAGATGCCGCTTTCGGTTGTTGGCGACAGGCTCCAGATGGACAAAAAGAGCGATATCTTTATCCCCCCGGTAAGGGAGATATATCCGATTATGATCGGCTCCATGTCTATTGGTGCGCTTTCACCGCCGATGTGGGAAGGTCTTGCAATGGGCGTGGCATATCTTAATGAAGTTGAAGGCATGCCTGTGGTGATGTGCTCCGGAGAGGGCGGCATGCCTCCCCGGCTGCTCAGGTCCCGGTACCTGAAATATTTCATTATCCAGATAGCCTCAGGGTATTTCGGCTGGGACGAGATTGTCAGGGCGATCCCGCATATGGTCGAAGACCCTGCAGCCATAGAGATCAAATACGGCCAGGGAGCAAAGCCGGGCGACGGCGGACTGCTCATGGCCGCGAAGGTGCTGAAGCTGATCTCAAAGATCCGCGGTGTGCCGCAGTTCGTTGATCTTGCGTCGCCGCCGACCCATCAGACCAAATACTCTATCGAAGAGGCGGTCGCAAAGATGATCCAGTCCATGTCCATGGCATGGGGTTTCAGGGTGCCGGTCTATCCGAAGATCTCGGGCTCCAAGACCGCAAAAGCGGTCCTGAACAACCTTGCCAGGAACCCGTATGCAGCCGGTCTCTGTATTGACGGCGAGGACGGCGGCACTGGTGCGGCGTACAACGTTTCGATGGACAAAATGGGCCATCCGATCGCATCGAACATCAGGGAATGCTATCTCGACCTGGTCAAACAGGGCAAGCAGAACGAACTGCCGCTTATCGCAGCAGGCGGCGTGGGCAAGAAGGGCAACCTTGCTGCAAATGCTGCTGCGCTCATGATGCTTGGCGCATCCGGCGTAGCAATCGGCAAATACATTATGCAGGCTGCTGCAGACTGTTTCGGTGATGAATATAACCGCTGCAATCTCTGTAATACCGGGAAATGCCCGCGCGGTATCACGACTCAGGACCCCAAGCTTTACAGAAGACTTGATCCGGACAAGGTTGCCGAACGTGTCGTGGAGGTTTTCAAGGCAGCGGATACGGAACTGAAGAAAATCTTCGCTCCGA